The Gemmatimonas sp. genomic sequence GACGGCGCGGTGGGCACGGCCGTACTCACCCGTGCCGTGAACGCCGGGGTTTCCACCGGGACGGCCGCGGTGGGAACCTGCGGGTCGTCACCGCACGCCACGAGGAAGAGCGCACCGACAGCGAGGACCGCGCGAACGCAATAGGACTGAGTGGACATAAACGAAGCGCCGCGGGAAGATCCGGGGAATGGCTCAGTGCGTGACCGTGTCATGAATACCGACAGTGAACGCGAAAGCATGATCGCGGGGTTTCGAGTTGCTGGTACACGCCCGAATATTGACCCATGCACATCCCCGTCGAGAGCTACCACCTCCCGAATGGCCTGCACGTGGTGCTCTCCGAGGACCATACGGCCCCCATCGTGGCGGTGAATCTGTGGTACCATGTCGGCTCCGCGAACGAACGACTCGATCGCACCGGCTTCGCGCACCTGTTCGAGCACATGCTCTTTCAGGGGTCGGCGAACGTCGAGGCCAATGAACACTTCGAGTTGGTGCAGCGTGCCGGCGGGACCCTGAACGGTTCCACGTGGCTCGACCGCACCAACTATTACGAAACGTTGCCGTCGCACCAGCTGGCGCTGGCGCTGTGGCTGGAAGCCGATCGCATGGGGCGCATGCTCCCCGCGATGACGCAGCACAAGCTGGACACGCAACGGGACGTGGTGAAGAACGAACGGCGCTGGTCGGTGGACAACCAGCCGTACGGAACCTGGTGGGAGCGGCTGCCGGCGTTGGCGTTCCCGGAGGAGCATCCGTTCAACCACTCCCTGATCGGCTCGATGGAACATCTCAGCGACGCCTCACTCGACGACGTCGCCGATTTCTTCCGCACGTATTACACCCCCGACAACGCGGTTCTCACCGTGGCCGGCGACTTCGACCGCACTGAAACGGTGCGTCTGATCACGTCGTACTTCGGGGAAATCCCGCGCGGGGCCCCACGGCCGCCGTTGCGGGACATGACCGTGCCACCCACCATGGGGAACACGCGGCGGGAGGTGATACCCGACGCCGTGGCGTTGCCGCGCCTCTTTGTGGCGTGCCGCACACCGGTGTTCGGTACCGATGGCTACTATGCGGCCAGTCTGGCCAGCGCCGTGCTGGGGATGCGCACCGGCTGCCGCCTCGAGCAGTCCCTCGTACGGCGCCAGCGCATCGCCTCCCAGGCAAGTGCCTTCACCTACGATCTGGCCAAGGGCAGTGACCTGCTGGTGATCGACGCCACCGCGCACGCCGGTGTGAGCGCGGAGCAGCTGGAGGTGGCCGTGCTGGCGGAACTCGATGCCATGGTCGCGCAGGGGGTCACGGAGGATGAGGTGACGCGGGCGCGGGCGCTCATCGAGACGAGTTTTGTCATGAGCATGCAGTCGGCGGCCGAGCGCGCAGACCAGCTGTCACGCTTCACGACGTACTTCGGTGATCCCACGCTGATCAACACGCAGGTGGCTCGGTACGCGGCCACGACGGCGGCCGATGTGTCACGTCTGGCCCGCGAGCGACTGGGCGCCGACAACCGGGTGCTCCTGGTGTACGTGCCCGCCGAGGAGCCGCCGGCCGAAGCGGCGGCGGTATTGGCCGAGGCGATGGCATGAGCACGACCGAGTTGGTCTCCATGCCGGCGGCGCCGCCGCGCCCCAGCGCCGGGGCGCCGCGCCCGTACCGCTTTCCGCACTTCGTGACGCGCATCCTCTCCAACGGTTTGCGGGTCATGGTGGCGTCGGTGCCGGCGTATCCGGTGGTGACGACCCTGGCGGTCGTGGAGGCCGGTGCCACGCGTGACCCGCGCGACCACGAGGGGCTGGCGCAGCTGGTCACGCGCGGGTTGAGCGAGGGGACGCGCAACATGAACGCCCTCGAGCTCACG encodes the following:
- a CDS encoding pitrilysin family protein gives rise to the protein MHIPVESYHLPNGLHVVLSEDHTAPIVAVNLWYHVGSANERLDRTGFAHLFEHMLFQGSANVEANEHFELVQRAGGTLNGSTWLDRTNYYETLPSHQLALALWLEADRMGRMLPAMTQHKLDTQRDVVKNERRWSVDNQPYGTWWERLPALAFPEEHPFNHSLIGSMEHLSDASLDDVADFFRTYYTPDNAVLTVAGDFDRTETVRLITSYFGEIPRGAPRPPLRDMTVPPTMGNTRREVIPDAVALPRLFVACRTPVFGTDGYYAASLASAVLGMRTGCRLEQSLVRRQRIASQASAFTYDLAKGSDLLVIDATAHAGVSAEQLEVAVLAELDAMVAQGVTEDEVTRARALIETSFVMSMQSAAERADQLSRFTTYFGDPTLINTQVARYAATTAADVSRLARERLGADNRVLLVYVPAEEPPAEAAAVLAEAMA